From the Manis pentadactyla isolate mManPen7 chromosome 15, mManPen7.hap1, whole genome shotgun sequence genome, the window catgaggtcctgagttctcgcaggtgtagatgtagcctggctgttgtactgtattctctagtctctctgttaggcgtagttttatttgttgtatttttaaaaatatatatggtttgggaggagatttccactgccctactcatgccgccatcttcccctctccctcatgtatttttcatatactttGCAGGATTTAGGCCCCGACCAAATGTGCCACCTCTTGACAACATGCAGTAAAGTCCAGACTGGGTGGGTCCAGAAGATGGAGGACTTAGACCCCTGAAAGATCCTTCTGTTGTTTGACACCTGACCAATCAGAAGAGTGTACACAAGCTACTCACACACCCTGCAACCCTTTCTCATAATTTTGCCCTTAAAACCCCCTGCTTATAAGCCAACAGAGAGTTTGGGACCTTGAACATTAGCTACCCATTCTCCTTGCTTGGCACATGCAATAAATGCCCACTTTGTTTCACTACAACCCAAAGTTGGTATTTGGCATTGCTGTGGGTCAAGTGAGTGGACCCGGGTCAGGCAAGCAGACCCAAGTTTGTCTGGTTCAGCAACAGTGTTAGGAATTCACCCCTAGGTGgtaaatcaaaaagaaaaggaagtgacTACCATAAATATCAGGATAGTAGTCACCTCTGGGTGGAAAGGACAGGtgataagaacaaaggaagggtTCTGGGACACTGGAAACATTCACTTTTCAGTGGTGGTTACATACATGTGCACTTTGTGGTAAATCATTCAgctgtatatttatatttttgtatacttTTATGCAAATATGTTATATTGcacaaataaaatttagaaaaagtatATCTAACAGTAGTCAACgcaattttaaagataagaagGGAAAAGTATAAAGTTGTAGTAGTTAAGAGGGTTGGTATGGGTGAACACAGACAAATGAGTAAGTGGAAAAGAATAACGAACACTCCccgtcaaaaaaaaaaacaggaatctAGAATACCTTGGTATATAATAGAGGTGGTATTTTAATCACCGGAGAACAAGGAGCTTAGAGGCATCTTAGAATGAAATATTGGGAAAGCCAACAGAAAGCAATTGGTAAGACTCTTCTTATAAACATGAATTTGGTCATGAATCTGGTCGAAATGTAAAATATGACTCGCTGTCGGACATTTCTTTAGACCCGGTTCGGCTTCAGACGTCTTGGCGCTCCCGGCCGCTAGGTGGCACCTGGAGGAGTGCAGGCGCCTGTGTGACACATGCGCAGTGCCCCTACGTTTAGCCGTTCGCCCTACGTTCGCGTACACGTGTTCGCACACCGCCTTCGCCGTCCCGTGCGCTCTCGTAATCGCGCCGCACTCTTTCTCTGGGAGCGACCGAGCTGATCCCGCGCCCGAGATGTCCGAGCTGCCGGCGGACTGCAGTGTCCCGCACCCCGACGCGGAGGACGGGGACCGCGACGCCCCGCAGGCGGAGGTAGGCGGCGGGCCGCGAGAGCCGTTCCGGGCGCGGCCTGAGGAGCCCGGGGAAGGTCCGATGGCGGCAGCCAGGGAAGTTCTAGTGGCGGCGGCCAGGGCAGCTGGGGTGCCAGAGGTCGCCCGACTGTTGGCGGAGCTAGCGGAGGAAGAGCGTCGGGAGGGCAGGCCCGGGAACGGCCCAGGCCTGGCTGCGTCGCCTCATCGCCTTCGTCGCCTGTTTAGCCTTTTTGAACTTAATTACAGGCATTTTCCCCGCCTCTATCTGCCGCTCTCCCTGATTCTGGCCAGAATGCAGGTGCTTGAACGCCGCAGGAGATCTGTGGAAGCCCGCAGAGCCAGGGAAGCGGCGTTTGATGCCGAGCATCTGTGGAATCCCCAGAGGCTGGCTTTTGGTAGTTTAACACATACCATAGCTCTGACTGCATCTGAAGTGATCGATCCTCTGGTAGAAGAACTTGGCTGTGATAAGTTTATCAACAGAGAATAGTTTGGTGATGAAACTGCTTGCAGAAGAACCTCTGTACTCAAGACAACTTTATGCCAATCCTGGAACTTGATTTAAAAAAGGCAGTTGTATGCGCGTAAGGCAGTGCACAGTtgagaaaacaaagaaggaagCTTCTTGTGAAaaacatcagaaaagaaaaaacaagccgAAACTGTTAGGACTCTATTCTTTGGGTTGGTGACTGATGGGGATTCTTCTCCTTTCATTTGGAAGTGTCTTTGAAAATTGCTTCACTAAAAGGTGAAGAATGGTTCTATAAAATTGAGACTTTCTAAAGAAATGTTGCCAGTAATAAAACTCATGATGAGGAAAAGTATCAAGTAGCGATAGTAGGAATAAGGACACAGCTGCGTTATCAGACTGGAAGACAGGAGCGAACTTGAAATTGCCAGAAAATGTGCTGTCTTCGTGTCAGATTGAACAGAAATTTTTAGTGTAAAGATCGATTTTGTATTCTGAGGCATTTCCAATGACAAACATAGTAAATgctgtatatattacaaaataaatcGTCTGTTTGAGAATATCTGAAATTGctgattctttttcctttcactcaATTTCTAATTTAAACTTTTCTCATAAATCTATTCACAAGCCCCCTCCAAAAATAAAATACGCAGTGAAAAGTCTTCCATCCCTGTCCCTCCACCCAGGACTACTGCAGCCCCCATCTGTGACCACTGCCTCTCCTGTCCTTCCGGTTTCCTCAGGTACACACAAGCAAATACAAACCTGggtttattttcttcacaaaagTTGACATACTTATTAATTTATGCATTAACTTTTCTGAGTAAGAACATCGCTTGACGATCCCTCCAAACCACCACATTTCCTctttctatttaagagctgcattTTATTCCATTCTGTGGTtatactgatgggcatttaggttctcccttttttttagatttttatgtCAGAAAAACctcatttattttagaaagtaattCATGGCAAAATCTAATTTTCAATTCAAcgagttactttttttttaactttcaccCCCTTCACCTGTTTTCCATTGGGAAAAAGCAATTTCTATAATAGTTAATACTTCGGGCATATCACATGACATGTGCACAAATACCATGTTGCTTCAATTCTAAATGCACTTTTCCTCTTTTGGCATCTCTGCAATTGGAGTACATCTTACATTTGATAGTATAATGTAgcattttttcctccagttttcattttctttaaatggtGCATCTTATAATCAGCAATGTATCCAAGTCATCTACATCCAATGTATCCAAGATATCTACAACATCTGTAGTATGATTTAACTGAGAACTTTAGGCCAAAGgcactcattttatag encodes:
- the LOC118917167 gene encoding EP300-interacting inhibitor of differentiation 2-like, whose protein sequence is MSELPADCSVPHPDAEDGDRDAPQAEVGGGPREPFRARPEEPGEGPMAAAREVLVAAARAAGVPEVARLLAELAEEERREGRPGNGPGLAASPHRLRRLFSLFELNYRHFPRLYLPLSLILARMQVLERRRRSVEARRAREAAFDAEHLWNPQRLAFGSLTHTIALTASEVIDPLVEELGCDKFINRE